The genomic interval ctaaaaaaaaaatatatatatatatcaccgTATTTCCATTGtatctagattttgaatttaaaatcttaaaatgCAGACTCATattataaaaagataaaaacatcaCTAAATTTAGTATTTCATATTGTAGATTCAATTTACTTTTCTTCTAAATTAAATTGTGTATTATGtagtgtattataaattataagatacttaataataattatatatttttttcaaacgTAGCACATGTTCataaattagttaataatagtttatattaAACCTAATATTTAGTGGTTAACTGtaactaattttattatatatatatacatatatgtcaaacatattttgaacaattgtttaaattgaatacaaTTTTTGAATCTATTACAAAACACATATTcgaaacatgaaatacaattaTGTTTTCAGATTAATTAGTATACAAATCCTAATTTTGACAATTATGTTTTATTGCAtcattagttttcaaatttatgtttcgagaaatttggatgattgaatttaagatttattgaaataataGAATAATTAAAAACACATGGATTAGAATGAAATAAGACTAAACTACAAGGACTTAGATGGTcatttaactttaaaattacttatagtcctgatttaaaattttcctcgaaatattgaaattttcataaattttgagatttgGATGGCTTCAAAATTTTAACTCGAGAAAATTTCGTTTTTCCCAATTTTAACataattttgagatttttcgaaatttcaaaattttgagaatatctcGATTTTCCCCTCCcattttgatgaaattttaagattttttaaaaaaattgttttttaattaactacGTTAGCTcagtttaagttttttttaataatttttatggtACTGATTATACACGATTTTATAGTTTCATAGGCCAATAACATTTTCGACAAAAGATCAAACCTTTTTTGTATGctactttttctaatttctaattGTTTTCaatgtttagttttattttcCACTCAAAAACTTccaattttaaagaaattaaatttgaaaaaaccacaaaaaaatatttatcattaatCCCATTCCaacttttttattaaattttcatatcattcatctcaaaattgaattgatctgagttttttttttaactatacaaaatttcaaaattttctaatcACTTTACCTCAAAATATTcacaaactttatattattttgtaattatttttcatttctattttaaatttctaCTATCGAATCAACATTTACATATTAAATTACAATAGagatataaatgttatttaactTGATAGAAGTTGGGATTAAAAACAGTCAATTGTAGTGTAATTTAGTCAaccaattataacaatttttataattttttcaaaattaccaTCAATATTGAAATTTCTATTCTATCTAGACGTCGATATTTCATTCCATACCAATATTTCGAACATTGCTTATAGCCATgataaaagtagataataatAGATCCATACTTAGAAATTTCCATTTTggtaaaatattaattattaagagaagaaaaagaaggtttgaaTGAAGGCAAGCGTACGCGGAAGCACGCGTAGAAGTAGGAGCCAGGAGGGAATGAGTTAAGCTTGTTTGGTTTTCTCTCTTAAGCATTAAAGAAGTGATTTGATTCCAAAAACAGATGCAACAGTAATGATTGTtaacaaagaagaaagaaaaaaaaaaaaaggaaaagaaatataaaatagGGGAAGTAAGGCTGTGTCGTGCTAGCTTAGGCTTTTGCCCTAATCTATATGTAATAAATTAaagatcaaataaataaaatcatctACTTCAGTTCCAGCCTCTGCCTCTACGCTGCACAGCTTACAGTGTGCGTTCGCGGCGAGGGGAGAGCAGCAGCGCTCACAGCCCACAGCCCACAGCCCActcttctctctttcttctctctttcttttcctcTCTGTACTCTTATCTCTATCTCGATTCTGCCTTTCTTCTCCGCTTCAGCTTCGAAAGACACTCTGCCTCAATCCACACATACAATACAACCAATTCAAACCATACCCATTTCTGATCTTCAATGGATCCTCAGTCTACCCAGCTCCAGCAAGCCCAGCTTGCAGCTATTCTTGGTCCCGACCTTGCCCCTTTTGAAACCCTTCTCTCCCACCTTATGTCCTCCTCTAACGAGCAACGATCGCAAGCTGAACTCGTCTTCAATTTATGCAAGCAGACCGATCCCGATTCTCTATCTCTCAAGCTTGCGCATCTTCTTCAGTTCTCTCCTCAACCTGAGACCCGTGCCATGTCTGCTGTTCTCCTCCGCAAGCAGCTAACTCGCGATGATTCCTATCTCTGGCCTCGCCTCAATCCCTCCTCTCAGTCTTCCCTTAAATCTATACTCTTGTCCTGTATTCAACGCGAGGACTCCAAATCCATATCCAAGAAACTGTGTGATACGGTTTCCGAGCTGGCTTCCGGAATCTTGCCGGATAACGGCTGGCCAGAATTGTTGCCTTTCATGTTTCAGTGCGTATCGTCCGATACCCCCAAGCTGCAAGAATCGGCTTTTTTGATCTTCGCCCAACTTTCGCATTATATTGGGGATACCTTGGTGCCCCACATTAAGCACTTGCACGGTGTGTTTTTGCAGTGCTTGACGTCAACCTCCTCGAGCACCGATGTGAAGATTGCGGCCCTCAATGCTGTTATCAGCTTCATACAGTGCTTGTCCAATTCTGCTGATCGCGATAGGTTTCAGGATTTGCTGCCACCGATGATGCGGACACTAATGGAGGCGTTGAATAATGGGCAGGAGGCAACAGCGCAAGAGGCACTTGAATTGTTGATCGAATTGGCCGGCACGGAGCCGAGGTTTTTGAGACGGCAATTAGTAGATGTAGTGGGGTCGATGTTGCAAATTGCAGAAGCTGAGTCATTGGACGAGGGAACGAGGCACTTGGCGATTGAATTTGTGATCACTCTTGCAGAAGCCAGGGAGCGGGCACCCGGAATGATGAGAAAGATGCCACAGTTTATATCCAGGTTGTTCGCCATATTGATGAAATTGCTCTTGGACATTGAAGATGATCCGGCGTGGCACGCTGCTGAGAACGAAGATGAGGATGCAGGCGAGACCAGTAACTACAGTGTTGGACAGGAGTGTTTGGATAGGCTTGCAATTTCTCTGGGTGGCAATACAATTGTCCCTGTTGCTTCTGAGCTGTTTCCTGCTTACTTAGCTTCTTCAGAGTGGCAGAATCGCCATGCGGCACTGATCGCAATGGCCCAAATTGCCGAGGGTTGTTCAAAGGTATAAAAGCTAGACGAAATTCCACCTTTGTTTTTGGTAACTTGTCCGAATCGAACATTTCAACgggaaaataatttttgaattcAACTGTGAATTCGTTTTATTGCTTTCTAAGTCTCATTGTGTGGAGCAGCGATGTAttgaattgtttttaattattggaTTGGGCGGTTGTTGAGCAACAGGATTTTTGATCCCTAGgtactttttactttttatcgACTTGTAGTTTCATTTTTTAGGGTGTTCGGCAAGTTGCTTACAGTTACAGCAATCTTGAGATTGCAAGTCTTAGGAATTTCAGCTTTGCAGCCAACGAGCCACCTAGTTATAATTATTCTGCTTTTCATTCAAGTTAGGTTACAGTGGGATGCTGATAGTAGAACTAGTAACCCGAAATCATGTACGGTTTACATCTGAATTTTAGGTTACGGTGGGATGTTGATAGTAGAGCATGTCATTTCATTTGAGCTTGAGGGTATTCAGAAATAGAGTTCAGTTCCCTTTACtcaacaacttatttattttaatattttattctaatGGAATTGTACAAACATTCTCATGAATCACGATTAAAAGATTTGGCGTGAAGGTTATGTATGTATAAATGAGACACTATTTCTTAATTCAGACTACATTTTCTGAATTTTTCATGTTCTTCACTTCTCTTTTGCAGGTTATGGTAAAAACTTTAGAACAAGTGGTGGCAATGGTCTTGAACTCATTTCAAGATCCACATCCTCGTGTTAGGTGGGCAGCGATTAATGCAATTGGGCAGTTATCTACAGACTTGGGCCCAGATCTGCAAGTTCAATACCATCAGCAGGTGCTCCCTGCACTTGCTACAGCAATGGATGATTTCCAGAACCCTCGAGTACAGGTCAGTCGAAGCTATTAACTTCTGGAATAGATTTTGATATGTAGTCCTGGTAATCTTCTGGTGATGCTTTGAATTAGTAGGACCTTTTGTCCCTATGGTTATGGCTATCATGGAAAGGGGGAATCCCATATTTCCAATTTCCTTTGTCTCACATTTTGTCAAAACATATCTATATTCGAAGCTAAACATGACTTTGAAAGGATTTTTATGTGTTATGAACGGGGATTTGTCACCATGTATGTAGGAAGCATTGCAACAAATCCTAAGATCTATTTTGTTTTACTATGTGTATGGGTTTTGCAACTGTTTTCTTGTACAATTCAGAGCATGTTATTTTCAAGGATGGTCAtgctttattttgttttaatcttCATAGCGTGTTTTTCCTTGACCACTAGCTGGTTAGGGATGTGCATTTATTTTTGGCTTATTTTCTTGTGTCTGTGCAGGCTCATGCTGCATCTGCAGTTCTCAACTTCAGTGAGAATTGTACTCCTGATATCTTGACACCTTATTTAGATGGGATAGTTGGCAAATTGCTTTTACTTTTACAGGTATGTTGATAAGGGAATTCATTTACATTATACAGTTGCATTGATATGTAGCTACTCCCTTagcaaaatatatttatgtaaaTTTTTCAGAACGGGAAGCAAATGGTGCAAGAGGGGGCCTTGACTGCTCTGGCTTCAGTTGCTGATTCATCTCAGGTATCATATTTTTAAGATATATGGCGTtaagttttgggttttcttGTAGATGATGGTACAGTATAATGGTTTCTGTAGGAGTATTTCCAAAAGTATTATGATGCTGTCATGCCATACCTGAAAGCAATTTTAGTTAATGCCACTGATAAGACCAAACGCATGCTTCGGGCCAAATCCATGGAGTGCATCAGTTTGGTCGGGATGGCAGTTGGAAAGGATAAGTTCAGGGATGATGCCAAGCAGGTAGCTACTGACCGTTGCCTGATTTTTCAAGATTAACTTCTATCTTTTTCTCCATGtagtatttatttttatctacATTTGATAAAATAGCTAGACAAGGACattaaattttgtgaaaatgGACCTCACTTAATTGTTTGGATCATATTCCGATGTACTTTTGTGGAAAAATGAAACGCAAAAAAGATTAGCCTTCTACCATTACTCTAGTTGTGCCGCTCTATTGTCATTGAAACAAGCTTTATTTGTCTTTGAGAATGggctctatttttttttctctttctttttgctTCTGACacaagaaataatttttttttctaaccctTTTCCCCTTCCACTTTTAACAGTTGGTCACTACTTGTCCAAATCTTAACTGCACTCTGTTAAAAGAAGGAATTGGATTGGTCTTGGAGTTACCAGTCTTTCGTGCTTATGTCTAAATTGGAGTGTATTTATTTTTCCACCTTAATGATGTATTTGCAATGTTTTGTTCTTGTTCTTTTTGGATTGCTTTCTGTACTTTATTACTCGATAATTTGTATTTGGATAGGAGGGTGCTAAGGGGGTGTCTAACCTAGTTTAGATGTCTAGGTGCACCTATTGATCTATATAGGTTTCTGCTCTTGGAATTAAGATTTTTTGTTTCCTTATATCTCATTATTatactttgagcattagtctcttttttattatttcaatgaaGAGACTAGTTTCCATTGTAAGGGGAAAACCCCCCACTCTTTCGCACTTTCGGTATGTGATCTATCCTGCTTGTCACTTTACAAGGTTATGGAGGTGCTGATGTCATTGCAAGGATCTCAGATGGAGGCAGATGATCCAACTACAAGTTACATGTTACAGGTATGTTTTACTTTTTGAATGGAAATTAATAACTCTCTTATTGGGGAAAACAATTATCACTATTAATGCTAAAAATATCTTGTATTATAGGCATGGGCACGGCTTTGCAAGTGTTTGGGACAAGATTTCCTCCCTTATATGAGTGTGGTTATGCCTCCTTTGCTTCAGTCTGCCCAGCTTAAGCCTGATGTAACTATAACATCTGCTGATTCTGATAATGATATTGAGGACTCTGATGATGATAGGTCTGCAAACTTTGTTCATGTTCATTTAATGCTTCATTTCATTAAACAAGAGGTTGTGatgcaaaatatttatttataatgatATACATTTATGGAAAGGGGTTAAAGGGAAGATAAACGAAGTTTTACACAAAAGACTTTCCTTAAATGTATatcattataaataaatattttgcatCAAGATCGTAGGCAAGCTAATAAATGTTTATAGTCTTCTGTACTGTCATTTTGATCTGTATTTGACTGATGGTTGATACCCTGGTGTCTGATGATGTTTCAACGTGTTTGCAGTATGGAAACAATTACTCTTGGGGACAAAAGAATAGGAATCAAGACTAGCGTTCTTGAGGAAAAAGCTACAGCTTGTAACATGTTGTGTTGCTATGCCGATGAGTTGAAGGAAGGGTTTTTTCCATGGATTGATCAGGTATGTATTTAAGCCATCTATTTGGATTTATTTaacataaaaataagaaaaaatattcataaaataaagaaagtgGTACAAAAGGATGTAGAGGGTCTCAAATCCCATTGTGTGTGTCGTGTTGGGGGTTTTTTGTGGGTTGGGTGGGTTGGGGGGGGGGGTGGAGTCTACGAAGTTCTTGGTTATGAGAAATGGTCTACACCTTTACAGCTTTACTTTAGTTCACTTAATAATGGGAGCATGGGTGGATTGAAACGATGGCAATGCTCACAATGCAATACCCAAGTCTTAGATGAGGAATGGTCTACACCTTTATTCACGTTTACCGCTTTACATTGGTTCACTTAATAATGGAGCACAGCTGGATTGAAACAATGACAGCGTTCACAGTGcaatagta from Benincasa hispida cultivar B227 chromosome 10, ASM972705v1, whole genome shotgun sequence carries:
- the LOC120087600 gene encoding importin-5 isoform X1, with translation MDPQSTQLQQAQLAAILGPDLAPFETLLSHLMSSSNEQRSQAELVFNLCKQTDPDSLSLKLAHLLQFSPQPETRAMSAVLLRKQLTRDDSYLWPRLNPSSQSSLKSILLSCIQREDSKSISKKLCDTVSELASGILPDNGWPELLPFMFQCVSSDTPKLQESAFLIFAQLSHYIGDTLVPHIKHLHGVFLQCLTSTSSSTDVKIAALNAVISFIQCLSNSADRDRFQDLLPPMMRTLMEALNNGQEATAQEALELLIELAGTEPRFLRRQLVDVVGSMLQIAEAESLDEGTRHLAIEFVITLAEARERAPGMMRKMPQFISRLFAILMKLLLDIEDDPAWHAAENEDEDAGETSNYSVGQECLDRLAISLGGNTIVPVASELFPAYLASSEWQNRHAALIAMAQIAEGCSKVMVKTLEQVVAMVLNSFQDPHPRVRWAAINAIGQLSTDLGPDLQVQYHQQVLPALATAMDDFQNPRVQAHAASAVLNFSENCTPDILTPYLDGIVGKLLLLLQNGKQMVQEGALTALASVADSSQEYFQKYYDAVMPYLKAILVNATDKTKRMLRAKSMECISLVGMAVGKDKFRDDAKQVMEVLMSLQGSQMEADDPTTSYMLQAWARLCKCLGQDFLPYMSVVMPPLLQSAQLKPDVTITSADSDNDIEDSDDDSMETITLGDKRIGIKTSVLEEKATACNMLCCYADELKEGFFPWIDQVAPTLVPLLKFYFHEEVRKAAVSAMPELMRSAKLAVEKGLAQGRNETYIKQLSDYIVPALVEALHKEHDTEICSSMLEALNECLQISGPLLDESQVRSIVDEIKQVITASSSRKRERAERAKAEDFDAEEGELIKEENEQEEEVFDQVGEILGTLIKTFKASFLPFFQELSTYLTPMWGKDKTPEERRIAICIFDDVAEQCREAALKYYDTYLPFLLEACNDENPDVRQAAVYGLGVCAEFGGSVFKPLVGEALSRLNVVLRHPNALQPENVMAYDNAVSALGKICQFHRNSIDSAQVVPAWLNCLPIKGDLVEAKIVHDQLCSLVERSDVELLGPNNQYLPKIVAVFAEVLCAGKDLATEQTASRMINLLRQMQQNLPPSTLASTWSSLQPQQQLALQSILS
- the LOC120087600 gene encoding importin-5 isoform X2 is translated as MDPQSTQLQQAQLAAILGPDLAPFETLLSHLMSSSNEQRSQAELVFNLCKQTDPDSLSLKLAHLLQFSPQPETRAMSAVLLRKQLTRDDSYLWPRLNPSSQSSLKSILLSCIQREDSKSISKKLCDTVSELASGILPDNGWPELLPFMFQCVSSDTPKLQESAFLIFAQLSHYIGDTLVPHIKHLHGVFLQCLTSTSSSTDVKIAALNAVISFIQCLSNSADRDRFQDLLPPMMRTLMEALNNGQEATAQEALELLIELAGTEPRFLRRQLVDVVGSMLQIAEAESLDEGTRHLAIEFVITLAEARERAPGMMRKMPQFISRLFAILMKLLLDIEDDPAWHAAENEDEDAGETSNYSVGQECLDRLAISLGGNTIVPVASELFPAYLASSEWQNRHAALIAMAQIAEGCSKVMVKTLEQVVAMVLNSFQDPHPRVRWAAINAIGQLSTDLGPDLQVQYHQQVLPALATAMDDFQNPRVQAHAASAVLNFSENCTPDILTPYLDGIVGKLLLLLQNGKQMVQEGALTALASVADSSQEYFQKYYDAVMPYLKAILVNATDKTKRMLRAKSMECISLVGMAVGKDKFRDDAKQVMEVLMSLQGSQMEADDPTTSYMLQAWARLCKCLGQDFLPYMSVVMPPLLQSAQLKPDVTITSADSDNDIEDSDDDSMETITLGDKRIGIKTSVLEEKATACNMLCCYADELKEGFFPWIDQVAPTLVPLLKFYFHEEVRKAAVSAMPELMRSAKLAVEKGLAQGRNETYIKQLSDYIVPALVEALHKEHDTEICSSMLEALNECLQISGPLLDESQVRSIVDEIKQVITASSSRKRERAERAKAEDFDAEEGELIKEENEQEEEVFDQVGEILGTLIKTFKASFLPFFQELSTYLTPMWEYEYQQQLP